Proteins from one Rhodohalobacter mucosus genomic window:
- a CDS encoding sensor histidine kinase, which produces MHRLLPSNRIKIILVTLLMLLAGASFIYNQFLLNRIMEQERASIELWTRAFEFNNLPIHQQKSLTLFSVANQLQGYPQVPDSLSRMVLDAEAAESQSDFVFSEIIQPNLFQIPVMLVDESGFIVHYRNLEEEDLDMNIDQFIEKYRAYSDPIPLVFGEEPNIQRQFAYFGESPTLQYLRYFPYIQFGILALLLGVGYTTYRSITRSEQSNLWVGMTKEAAHQLGTPLSSMYGWLQLLKEKNQNDEEALSIVYEVENDVTRLKGIAERFNKIGSRPELKKVSVEPIIDDVIAYMEKRLPQFGKHIEVKKSIQTNAKLNLNPQLFQWAIENLIKNSMDAMKEVKDGAYVSIRVTRDMDQVRIDIEDSGAGIDKKVLHEIFKPGYSTKKRGWGLGLSLTRRIIEEYHDGKVFVLNSEMGRGTTIRVLLPCPV; this is translated from the coding sequence ATGCACCGACTGCTTCCATCCAACCGGATTAAAATCATTTTAGTGACGCTGCTCATGCTGCTTGCAGGCGCATCGTTCATCTACAACCAGTTTCTGCTGAACAGAATTATGGAGCAGGAACGCGCCAGCATTGAGTTGTGGACCCGTGCATTTGAGTTTAACAATCTGCCCATCCATCAACAGAAAAGTCTCACCCTTTTTTCTGTGGCCAACCAGCTTCAGGGGTATCCGCAGGTTCCCGACAGCTTATCGCGAATGGTACTCGATGCGGAAGCGGCAGAAAGCCAGAGTGATTTCGTGTTCAGTGAAATCATTCAGCCCAATCTGTTCCAGATTCCGGTGATGCTCGTGGATGAATCAGGATTTATCGTTCACTACAGGAACCTCGAAGAAGAGGACCTGGATATGAACATTGACCAGTTTATTGAAAAATACCGTGCCTACAGCGACCCCATCCCTCTCGTGTTTGGGGAAGAGCCAAATATTCAGAGACAGTTTGCCTACTTTGGTGAAAGTCCCACACTGCAATATCTTCGCTACTTTCCATATATCCAGTTTGGAATACTGGCTTTGCTGCTGGGCGTAGGTTACACAACCTACCGGAGCATTACCCGCTCGGAGCAGTCAAATCTCTGGGTGGGGATGACTAAGGAAGCTGCCCATCAGCTGGGAACTCCGTTATCAAGCATGTACGGCTGGCTGCAGCTGCTGAAGGAGAAAAATCAGAACGACGAGGAGGCCCTGTCCATCGTTTATGAGGTCGAAAATGATGTTACCAGGCTGAAGGGTATTGCTGAGCGGTTTAATAAGATAGGGTCAAGGCCGGAACTGAAAAAGGTAAGTGTGGAGCCCATAATTGATGATGTGATCGCCTATATGGAGAAACGATTGCCGCAGTTTGGAAAACACATCGAGGTGAAGAAGTCCATTCAGACAAACGCAAAACTCAACCTAAATCCGCAGCTTTTCCAATGGGCAATTGAAAATCTCATTAAAAACTCCATGGACGCGATGAAAGAGGTTAAGGATGGAGCCTATGTATCAATCCGGGTAACGCGAGACATGGACCAGGTGCGGATAGATATCGAGGACAGTGGAGCAGGAATTGACAAAAAAGTGCTGCACGAAATTTTTAAACCGGGGTACAGTACAAAGAAGAGAGGATGGGGGCTTGGTCTCAGTCTTACCCGGCGCATTATTGAAGAGTACCACGACGGAAAAGTATTTGTTCTGAACTCTGAAATGGGCCGTGGAACAACAATCAGGGTGCTATTGCCCTGCCCCGTTTAG
- a CDS encoding sigma-70 family RNA polymerase sigma factor codes for MAELTKKEVQKQQDFNDEIIPHLDALYNFGLRLTSDPNDAEDLVQDTIVKAYRFFSSYEKGTNAKAWLFRILKNSYINNYRKKSKKPQEVDYDEVATFYETIRAERTETSDLEDKMFRELIDDDISNALDEIPEDFRTVVLLCDVEDFTYEEIANMLDVPIGTIRSRLHRGRNLLKAQLMDYATKRGYTHD; via the coding sequence ATGGCTGAACTCACCAAAAAGGAAGTTCAAAAGCAGCAGGATTTTAATGATGAGATCATTCCTCATCTTGATGCTTTATATAATTTCGGGCTTCGACTTACATCTGATCCAAATGATGCAGAGGATCTGGTGCAGGATACCATTGTAAAAGCTTACCGGTTTTTCAGCAGCTATGAGAAAGGCACCAATGCAAAGGCATGGCTTTTCAGAATTCTGAAAAATTCCTACATCAACAACTACCGGAAGAAGTCCAAAAAACCTCAGGAAGTTGACTATGATGAAGTAGCCACTTTTTACGAAACCATTCGCGCAGAGCGTACCGAAACGTCCGATCTTGAAGACAAGATGTTCAGAGAGCTCATCGATGATGATATCTCCAATGCGCTCGACGAAATTCCGGAAGATTTCAGGACTGTCGTGCTTCTTTGCGACGTGGAGGATTTCACTTACGAGGAGATCGCCAATATGCTCGACGTACCCATCGGAACAATACGCTCACGCCTGCACCGGGGCCGTAATCTGCTGAAAGCACAGCTGATGGATTACGCTACCAAACGCGGGTACACTCACGACTAA
- a CDS encoding CPBP family intramembrane glutamic endopeptidase, translating into MNPISAYHRESGSLLYSYLISLPLLLLYEVLIILSQPNPDYLVRISVDAWFKSLFASFGLHTITATLLVAAVAGGVILYRQRSELASVKSRYFWFMIAESFIYAVVISLVISQFLGFLLNISADSALAGMSKLQLIALSLGAGLYEELFFRVILVGLLVFIFKRYLKSKNTTYALSAILAALMFSTVHYIGQMGDSFELGSFLFRFLFGLALNVVYVIRGFGMAAWTHALYDLIVIMRM; encoded by the coding sequence GTGAATCCGATTTCGGCCTATCATCGTGAATCCGGCAGCCTGCTATACAGCTATCTGATATCCCTGCCTCTGCTTCTGCTCTATGAGGTTCTCATCATACTTTCTCAGCCCAACCCGGATTACCTGGTCAGAATATCCGTTGATGCATGGTTTAAGTCACTGTTTGCCTCATTCGGACTGCATACAATAACGGCTACCCTTCTTGTCGCAGCGGTAGCGGGGGGAGTGATACTCTACAGGCAGCGTTCTGAACTGGCATCGGTTAAAAGCCGGTATTTTTGGTTCATGATTGCCGAATCGTTCATTTATGCAGTCGTTATCAGTTTGGTTATCAGTCAATTTCTTGGATTTCTTCTGAACATATCTGCGGATTCGGCTCTGGCCGGCATGAGCAAGCTGCAGCTTATCGCACTTTCCCTGGGAGCAGGGCTTTACGAGGAACTCTTTTTCAGGGTGATACTGGTAGGTCTGCTAGTTTTTATTTTCAAGCGATACCTGAAGTCGAAGAATACAACATATGCACTCTCCGCAATCCTTGCAGCGCTTATGTTTAGCACCGTCCACTACATTGGTCAAATGGGTGATTCGTTTGAGCTTGGCTCGTTTTTATTTCGCTTTTTATTTGGCTTGGCGCTAAATGTTGTTTATGTTATAAGAGGATTTGGGATGGCAGCGTGGACACACGCTTTGTATGATCTGATCGTAATAATGAGGATGTAA
- a CDS encoding peptidylprolyl isomerase, with protein sequence MRNSTSSILWILIFSFGILWVLADVDFFGGVTQGPRSLGIVNGDEITLNEYNQRVSFYTEQFNQQSGNPMSPEIRALYENQAWEDLVAARLIRQKMDELGITVTDTELMEMVTGDNPDPFIRQQFADETGQIDRIALQTAIDSPENSEVWILIEQQLRENRRQQKLNNYISSGLRVTPMEIRNEYVRENSFADIEFVRFPYSEIQDEEISMTDSELQQYYRENSDLYQREETYRFRYVSWDKTPTAEDTLNTVREIEDLRSAFESAENDSLFVLRYQSSTPFRGAYVNVDNIREEFSPVVDLEIGEVSDVEMVNGNPHLFKKIDQQGDEIKFAVLSYDVIADPIATIDRLAEEASEFKFYAESESFEEEAERNDKPVREATATKDTPFIPGLGQSQVAVDALEDLSVNSISEPIELNDQFIVAQMLERTPAGTRPFDEVRTQVENALRNDKRQVQALAAVTEQLTANSDLESLASALDTEISEAEGVRYSSTTIPGAGREVEVIGAIFGMEEGGMSGAIQGSNAVFVIRVVNMDMADAQNMTAEQQNTLRNRLEQQKFMAFNQVFIDRLKEDASIQDNRDRILR encoded by the coding sequence ATGAGAAACAGTACGTCCTCCATTTTGTGGATACTGATTTTCTCGTTTGGAATTTTATGGGTGCTCGCAGACGTCGACTTTTTTGGTGGGGTGACCCAGGGACCAAGAAGTCTCGGTATTGTAAATGGTGACGAAATCACCCTGAATGAATACAATCAGCGGGTTAGCTTCTATACAGAACAGTTCAATCAGCAATCCGGAAACCCGATGTCGCCCGAAATCAGGGCCCTGTACGAAAATCAGGCCTGGGAAGACCTGGTTGCCGCACGCCTGATTCGCCAAAAAATGGATGAACTTGGCATCACGGTTACAGACACCGAATTGATGGAAATGGTAACCGGAGATAATCCTGATCCTTTTATCAGGCAGCAGTTTGCTGACGAGACCGGTCAGATTGACCGAATTGCCCTTCAAACGGCCATCGATTCACCCGAAAACAGTGAAGTTTGGATCCTCATTGAGCAGCAGCTGCGAGAGAATCGCCGTCAGCAAAAACTCAATAACTACATTTCGTCCGGGCTGAGAGTAACTCCCATGGAGATCCGGAATGAGTATGTGAGAGAAAACTCCTTTGCTGATATAGAATTTGTTCGTTTTCCTTACAGCGAGATTCAGGACGAGGAAATTTCAATGACCGATTCGGAACTTCAGCAGTATTACAGGGAGAACTCCGATCTGTACCAAAGAGAGGAGACCTACAGGTTCCGGTATGTAAGCTGGGATAAAACACCCACCGCCGAAGATACGCTGAATACCGTCAGAGAAATTGAGGACCTTCGATCAGCGTTTGAATCTGCAGAAAATGATTCCCTTTTCGTGCTGCGGTACCAGTCATCCACTCCGTTCCGGGGAGCTTACGTAAACGTTGATAATATTCGTGAGGAGTTCAGTCCCGTTGTGGACCTTGAGATCGGAGAAGTTTCGGATGTTGAGATGGTTAATGGCAACCCGCACCTGTTCAAAAAGATTGATCAGCAGGGAGATGAGATTAAATTTGCAGTACTTTCCTACGATGTCATCGCTGATCCCATTGCTACAATCGACCGACTTGCTGAAGAGGCAAGCGAGTTCAAGTTTTATGCGGAATCCGAAAGTTTTGAGGAAGAAGCGGAGCGCAATGACAAGCCTGTCCGGGAAGCCACCGCTACAAAAGACACTCCATTTATTCCCGGTCTGGGGCAAAGCCAGGTTGCAGTAGATGCACTTGAAGATTTAAGTGTGAACAGCATTTCAGAACCTATTGAATTGAATGACCAATTTATCGTAGCACAGATGCTCGAGCGTACGCCCGCAGGCACGCGGCCATTTGATGAAGTAAGAACACAGGTTGAAAATGCGCTGCGTAACGACAAACGTCAGGTTCAGGCGCTGGCTGCAGTCACCGAACAGCTTACAGCCAATTCCGACCTCGAGAGCCTTGCTTCGGCACTCGACACTGAAATATCCGAAGCGGAAGGTGTAAGATACAGCAGTACCACGATACCCGGTGCAGGCCGTGAAGTGGAAGTAATCGGTGCAATTTTTGGTATGGAAGAAGGCGGTATGTCCGGTGCGATACAGGGTTCCAATGCAGTTTTTGTTATTCGGGTGGTAAATATGGACATGGCTGATGCGCAGAACATGACTGCTGAGCAGCAGAATACACTTCGCAATCGGCTCGAGCAGCAGAAATTCATGGCATTTAACCAGGTATTTATTGACAGGCTGAAAGAAGACGCATCAATTCAGGATAACCGCGACCGGATTCTGCGCTGA
- a CDS encoding MlaD family protein — translation MLNLSNEVKVGITVLVAFMIAFVGFRFMRDIPIFRQTFQITATFDRGDGISRGSLVNVSGVKVGSVSSVELNRNGRVKVTMSLDGDFPIPDDTVAQLTSLGIVEGKSIVLRLGDSDSNIEYGDEIEGEYVESVTEVLGSRSEEIAGDVSESLSELNTFLRQLNSTFDDSTRATLDETIVSASQAAEQLSLILTQRQQDISRAITSGSQMLSRLDTLAADNSPRVDSIMVSLEKNISELELLRTELESATSNLNQILDKINSGEGTIGKLVNDPAVYDNVEELSRELKELIRNLNEEPGRYLRHMNIIELF, via the coding sequence ATGCTAAACCTGAGTAATGAAGTAAAAGTAGGGATCACGGTGCTTGTGGCGTTTATGATTGCCTTTGTCGGATTTCGCTTTATGCGGGACATCCCCATCTTCAGGCAGACTTTCCAGATAACCGCAACATTCGACAGGGGTGACGGAATCAGCCGCGGCAGCCTGGTAAATGTAAGCGGCGTAAAGGTGGGTTCGGTTAGCTCAGTGGAGCTGAACCGCAATGGCCGTGTGAAGGTAACAATGAGCCTTGACGGTGATTTTCCGATACCCGACGATACCGTGGCACAGCTTACTTCGCTGGGTATTGTGGAGGGAAAATCGATCGTGCTCAGATTAGGCGATTCAGACAGCAATATTGAGTACGGAGATGAGATTGAAGGTGAATATGTGGAAAGCGTGACGGAAGTGCTGGGCAGCCGGAGTGAGGAGATCGCAGGAGACGTATCGGAATCCCTGTCTGAGCTGAACACTTTTTTGAGGCAGCTGAACTCTACGTTTGATGACAGTACACGCGCCACACTCGATGAAACCATTGTAAGCGCATCTCAGGCCGCCGAACAGCTCTCTCTCATACTTACGCAACGCCAGCAGGATATCAGCCGCGCAATCACCTCCGGCTCACAAATGCTAAGCCGGCTCGATACCCTTGCCGCCGACAACAGCCCCCGGGTAGACAGTATCATGGTGTCGCTGGAGAAAAACATCTCGGAACTGGAACTTCTGAGAACGGAACTGGAAAGCGCAACATCCAACCTTAATCAGATACTTGACAAGATCAACAGCGGAGAGGGTACTATCGGTAAACTGGTGAACGACCCGGCCGTTTATGACAATGTAGAAGAACTTTCGAGGGAACTTAAGGAACTGATCAGGAACCTGAATGAAGAGCCCGGCAGGTATCTGCGGCATATGAATATCATTGAACTTTTTTAG
- a CDS encoding MlaE family ABC transporter permease, translated as MQSLNELGKYSTLLYQALRSSTEFSTYRKNLFQELVKVGYDSVPIIVLTGIFTGSVMTLQSAYQLESAFIPLSTIGAIVSESILIELAAVISSLVLAGKVGARVATELGTMRVSEQIDALESMGFNSVSFLVVPRVLAGILMFPVLYIVASIFGIGGGISAGYFSGTVPPADFLQGARMYFYPWNVVFGFVKMFVFGFIITSVSCYKGYFATGGAEGVGKSTTDATVLSCILILLADFILAAILL; from the coding sequence ATGCAGTCTCTCAACGAGTTAGGGAAATACAGCACACTGCTTTATCAGGCCCTTCGTTCATCAACGGAATTCAGCACGTATCGCAAGAATCTGTTCCAGGAACTGGTGAAGGTAGGCTATGATTCCGTGCCCATTATTGTACTTACCGGTATTTTTACGGGTTCGGTGATGACGCTGCAATCGGCCTACCAGCTGGAATCTGCTTTTATTCCCCTTTCTACAATCGGTGCAATTGTGTCGGAGTCGATTCTGATTGAGCTGGCCGCCGTTATCTCCAGCCTTGTTCTTGCCGGAAAGGTGGGGGCGCGTGTTGCAACAGAGCTCGGCACGATGCGCGTAAGCGAACAGATCGACGCCCTGGAGTCGATGGGCTTCAACTCTGTCTCTTTCCTGGTGGTTCCGAGAGTGCTCGCGGGAATCCTGATGTTTCCGGTTCTCTATATCGTTGCAAGCATTTTTGGGATCGGAGGGGGAATCTCCGCCGGGTATTTTTCCGGAACTGTCCCTCCGGCTGATTTTCTTCAGGGAGCCCGCATGTACTTTTATCCATGGAATGTTGTTTTCGGATTCGTGAAGATGTTCGTATTTGGATTTATTATTACGTCTGTTTCATGTTACAAAGGGTATTTTGCAACGGGCGGGGCAGAAGGAGTGGGTAAAAGTACAACCGATGCAACCGTATTGAGCTGTATTCTTATTCTACTTGCTGATTTTATCCTGGCAGCTATACTACTATGA
- a CDS encoding ABC transporter ATP-binding protein produces the protein MIEIQNLTKSFDDLLVWEDVSFSIDDNETVAVIGRSGCGKSVLLKHINALLTPDSGKVIIDGKDLFSLDYVDQRKLRQEFGILFQGSALFDSINTFENVAFPLRYFTDRSEAEIRERVMHCLEYVNLQDASDKETSELSGGMRKRVGLARAIVLEPKYIMYDEPTSGLDPQTADEINGLIMSMAQGLNITSVVITHDMHSVLKVADKVAFLDKHKLSWFGTVDEMRRTDHKGLLEFVTASEYQL, from the coding sequence ATGATCGAAATTCAAAACCTTACAAAAAGTTTTGACGACCTTCTCGTATGGGAGGATGTAAGCTTCAGCATTGATGACAATGAAACGGTTGCGGTAATCGGACGTTCCGGCTGCGGCAAATCTGTTCTGCTGAAACACATCAATGCTCTGCTCACGCCCGACAGCGGAAAGGTAATTATCGATGGAAAAGATCTGTTCAGTCTTGATTACGTGGACCAAAGAAAACTGCGGCAGGAATTTGGAATTCTTTTTCAGGGGTCAGCACTCTTCGATTCAATCAATACCTTCGAGAACGTAGCGTTTCCGCTGAGGTATTTTACAGACCGGAGCGAGGCGGAAATCCGGGAGCGGGTGATGCACTGCCTGGAATATGTGAACCTTCAGGATGCTTCGGACAAAGAGACCTCGGAACTTTCAGGAGGTATGAGGAAAAGAGTGGGCCTGGCCAGGGCCATTGTGCTCGAGCCCAAATATATCATGTACGATGAGCCCACATCAGGGCTTGATCCGCAAACAGCGGATGAAATAAATGGGTTGATCATGTCGATGGCCCAGGGGCTCAATATTACCTCTGTGGTGATTACACACGACATGCACAGCGTTTTAAAAGTAGCCGATAAAGTGGCTTTTCTGGACAAACACAAGCTGAGCTGGTTCGGAACCGTTGATGAAATGAGACGTACCGACCATAAGGGGCTGCTCGAATTTGTGACTGCCAGTGAATATCAATTATAA
- a CDS encoding LysM peptidoglycan-binding domain-containing protein, translating into MMNVKAFLFNIRPTMALLVILMATIAIPAHSQQTTEVHVVQQGETLFSIARDYNITVGELRQWNGLESDNLRPGQSIRISPPPAENQITHTVDQGETLFSISRKYGVTIAEIQQWNDLRTNNLDLGSELVIYLPEPGNAEEPLVTPDPANGGQIPEQRESIVRSADSGTANTYYTVRSGDTLYKIAGDHGMTIGELRNLNNLEGDMLRIGQQLIVRETESSAPSVAENPDESTPQGRFVQYRMERGESSGDLLQKFNMSEQELSALNPGVELEELASGQLVTVLLPPNRTFANPYKKGASLQDLGRVPVFRYSDNETASPTTSGELYNPDQLTAAHANMSLGNVIYLENPENGRGVFVKINDRHSGEGLKLSGKAYTMLGLSAGNGQSVTIYLDN; encoded by the coding sequence ATGATGAATGTAAAAGCCTTTTTATTCAACATTCGGCCCACCATGGCTCTGTTGGTCATACTTATGGCAACGATTGCGATACCGGCACACTCACAACAGACAACGGAGGTTCATGTTGTACAACAGGGCGAAACCCTCTTCAGCATAGCCAGAGATTATAATATTACCGTTGGTGAATTACGGCAATGGAATGGCCTGGAGTCTGACAACCTGAGGCCCGGCCAGTCGATCCGGATTTCACCTCCTCCCGCTGAAAACCAAATCACTCACACGGTTGATCAGGGTGAAACACTCTTTTCGATCTCGCGGAAATATGGAGTTACCATTGCCGAGATACAGCAGTGGAATGATCTGAGAACCAATAACCTGGATCTTGGAAGTGAACTAGTGATTTATCTGCCTGAACCCGGCAACGCCGAGGAACCTCTTGTAACACCCGATCCCGCGAATGGCGGACAGATACCGGAACAGAGAGAATCCATTGTAAGATCGGCAGATTCAGGAACAGCCAATACCTATTATACTGTACGCAGCGGTGATACGCTGTACAAAATTGCTGGCGACCACGGGATGACAATTGGGGAGTTGCGCAATCTGAACAATCTGGAAGGCGACATGCTGCGAATCGGTCAGCAGCTGATTGTGAGGGAAACGGAGTCATCTGCTCCTTCGGTTGCCGAGAACCCGGATGAATCAACGCCACAGGGGCGGTTTGTACAGTACCGCATGGAGCGCGGCGAATCATCCGGAGATCTTTTACAGAAATTCAATATGAGCGAGCAGGAGCTTTCCGCACTTAATCCGGGCGTTGAATTGGAAGAACTTGCATCCGGCCAGCTTGTTACCGTACTTCTTCCTCCCAATCGCACCTTTGCCAATCCGTATAAGAAAGGGGCTTCACTGCAGGACCTGGGACGTGTACCGGTATTCAGGTACAGCGACAATGAAACGGCTTCGCCAACAACAAGCGGAGAGCTGTACAACCCGGATCAGCTGACGGCCGCTCACGCAAATATGAGCCTTGGAAACGTGATTTACCTGGAAAATCCTGAAAACGGCCGCGGGGTGTTTGTTAAGATCAACGACCGGCACTCCGGAGAAGGGCTCAAACTTTCAGGAAAAGCATACACTATGCTGGGCCTTTCGGCCGGAAACGGACAGAGTGTTACAATATATCTCGATAACTAA
- the aroC gene encoding chorismate synthase, whose protein sequence is MFRYFTAGESHGPELTGIAEGIPAGLPLTEEFIEEHLVRRQQGYGRGGRMAFEKDRAEIRSGVRFGLTTGAPISLSMINRAYEKDDSNWPKVMAKDGERGDVERITLPRPGHADLVGVQKYGFDDIRPVIERSSARETAMRVACCSVARRFLQELGIRIGGHVIQIGSVGYGSWEEVRSAADTIAESSEGAENVWRTADKSDVRCLDGTLSEQMREEIKKRRKEGTSLGGIYEILVTGVPAGLGSYVHWDRKLDGLLAQAIMGTQAMKGIEIGLGFESGRRQGHDVHDEIAYADHHFTRKTNRLGGLEGGVTTGMPLIIRGVMKPIPTMIKPLKTADIDTKEELDTRYERSDVCALPRAVVVAESVIAPVIANAILEKFGGDSMDEIKDRYPSR, encoded by the coding sequence ATGTTCAGATATTTTACAGCGGGTGAATCGCACGGACCGGAATTAACCGGAATTGCAGAAGGTATTCCCGCAGGCTTGCCGCTTACCGAAGAGTTTATTGAAGAGCACCTGGTTCGCCGACAACAGGGTTATGGCCGGGGCGGACGTATGGCTTTCGAAAAAGACCGGGCTGAAATCCGGTCAGGAGTTCGTTTCGGCCTGACAACCGGTGCCCCCATCTCGCTCAGCATGATTAACAGGGCTTACGAAAAAGATGACAGCAACTGGCCAAAAGTGATGGCCAAAGATGGAGAACGCGGCGACGTCGAACGCATCACACTGCCTCGGCCAGGCCACGCAGATCTTGTGGGTGTCCAAAAATACGGGTTTGACGATATTCGACCGGTCATCGAACGCTCCAGTGCGCGTGAAACGGCTATGAGGGTGGCCTGCTGTTCAGTAGCAAGAAGGTTTCTCCAGGAGCTTGGAATCCGCATCGGCGGACATGTGATTCAGATCGGCTCCGTTGGGTACGGGTCGTGGGAAGAGGTACGATCCGCTGCCGACACCATCGCAGAGAGCAGTGAAGGAGCAGAAAACGTATGGCGCACAGCAGACAAATCGGATGTGCGCTGCCTTGACGGCACCCTGAGTGAACAGATGCGCGAAGAGATCAAGAAGCGACGCAAAGAGGGCACCTCCCTGGGAGGGATTTATGAGATTCTGGTTACCGGAGTACCCGCCGGGCTTGGCAGCTACGTGCACTGGGACAGAAAACTGGACGGTTTGCTTGCACAGGCAATTATGGGAACACAAGCCATGAAGGGCATCGAGATCGGTCTCGGTTTTGAATCAGGAAGGCGACAAGGCCATGATGTACACGATGAAATAGCCTATGCCGACCACCATTTCACACGAAAAACAAACAGGCTGGGCGGTCTTGAGGGCGGGGTAACCACCGGCATGCCGCTGATTATCCGAGGCGTGATGAAGCCGATACCCACCATGATCAAACCGCTTAAAACAGCCGATATTGACACCAAAGAGGAGTTGGATACCCGGTATGAGCGGTCTGACGTGTGTGCCCTGCCCAGGGCCGTTGTTGTAGCGGAAAGCGTAATTGCACCGGTAATTGCAAATGCCATACTGGAAAAATTCGGCGGAGACTCAATGGATGAGATCAAAGACCGTTATCCATCCCGATAG
- a CDS encoding tetratricopeptide repeat protein — protein MAENSDKIKQLAGYVKQNPGDSFSKFALALELMKQNSVSKARVLFESILAQDPDYLGVYYHLGKLYERIGLNGEAETLYKQGVDLAREQGNQRTEAELIDALELLTY, from the coding sequence ATGGCTGAAAACAGCGACAAAATCAAGCAACTTGCAGGATACGTGAAACAGAACCCGGGCGATTCTTTTTCCAAATTTGCCCTGGCACTGGAACTGATGAAGCAGAATTCAGTATCCAAAGCGAGAGTGTTGTTTGAATCGATACTGGCGCAAGATCCTGACTATCTGGGCGTTTATTATCATCTGGGCAAGCTTTATGAGCGCATAGGACTCAACGGAGAGGCCGAAACCCTGTATAAGCAGGGAGTGGATCTTGCCCGCGAGCAGGGAAACCAGCGCACTGAAGCCGAGCTGATAGATGCTCTTGAACTTTTAACGTATTAA